In the Paenibacillus pabuli genome, one interval contains:
- a CDS encoding DUF6282 family protein — MLTFDSNQEQPQKRTPDRTKWNESFYRRSMELPDELLIGAIDSHVHAGPVLNSNPGHLDPIQVAQEAAAAGMRSIVYYDVFGWASGMAWVVNRHVPGIHTYGGYLMNSCHGGMNPRSVKTALHMEEGCRFISFGSHCTRHSAERESTLIDGKLVPFKDVYPQFVERELSVATSIPLEGPVPEALDEILSMVAEHPEVYLNTGHVSVPEALRLLDLAEQYGIAKVLIAHPVRGQMTIEEQKSAAARGAFLEACLVDWLYPDVPRTHYYVEREYMDMGAELGRFSNATKWMKTIREVGIDQFVLGTDYGIRAASTPVQGMRTMIASMLDYQFSPDDIYRMVATNPARLIGINT, encoded by the coding sequence ATGCTTACTTTCGATTCCAATCAAGAACAACCGCAGAAGCGGACTCCAGACCGTACAAAATGGAATGAATCTTTTTACCGGAGGTCAATGGAGCTGCCAGATGAGCTTCTGATTGGTGCCATTGATAGTCATGTGCATGCCGGTCCGGTATTGAACTCTAACCCCGGGCATCTGGACCCGATTCAGGTAGCGCAAGAAGCCGCAGCTGCAGGCATGAGGAGCATCGTGTACTATGATGTATTCGGCTGGGCTTCAGGGATGGCCTGGGTAGTGAACCGCCATGTACCGGGCATTCACACGTATGGGGGTTATTTGATGAATTCCTGCCATGGCGGTATGAATCCGCGTTCTGTAAAAACCGCACTGCATATGGAAGAGGGCTGCCGTTTCATCAGCTTCGGTTCACATTGTACACGCCATTCAGCTGAGCGTGAGTCCACACTGATCGACGGCAAGCTTGTTCCGTTTAAGGATGTCTATCCGCAGTTTGTGGAGAGAGAACTGTCTGTGGCGACGTCAATACCGCTGGAAGGGCCTGTTCCAGAAGCGCTGGATGAGATCTTAAGCATGGTGGCAGAACATCCGGAGGTATACCTGAATACGGGTCATGTATCTGTGCCGGAAGCGCTCCGTCTACTGGACCTTGCAGAACAATACGGTATTGCGAAGGTGTTGATCGCTCATCCCGTCCGCGGACAAATGACAATCGAAGAGCAAAAATCGGCTGCCGCCAGGGGTGCTTTTCTAGAGGCCTGTCTTGTGGATTGGCTGTATCCTGATGTCCCCCGGACCCATTACTATGTAGAACGAGAATATATGGATATGGGAGCTGAACTCGGCAGATTCTCGAATGCGACGAAATGGATGAAAACCATCCGTGAAGTGGGAATAGATCAGTTCGTTCTTGGTACGGACTATGGGATCCGTGCGGCCTCAACGCCTGTACAAGGCATGAGGACAATGATTGCTAGCATGCTCGATTATCAATTCTCTCCGGATGATATTTACCGGATGGTAGCAACAAATCCCGCAAGGTTGATCGGCATTAACACATAG
- the allB gene encoding allantoinase AllB, with protein MKSATSYDLVITGGTIVTEAAVERKDIGIRNGLITEISENIDPAGTQIIDAHGLTVMPGVIDTHVHFNEPGLESWEGFKTGSAALAAGGGTCFLDMPLNAVPPTVTVRALQQKRDRAAGKTYADYGFWGGLMPGYLKELPLLADAGVIGFKAFMSSPGDKDKDGFRRSDDETLREGMRVIAETGKLLALHAEHEPTVARLTREARSLGRFGPESYTSSRPIEAEVEAVETALRYAAESGCRVHFVHISSESAAGRIRKARHEGVDVTLETCPHYLCLTDKDLAVMGAVAKCAPPLRDAEEQEKLWDGLQRGWFDFLSSDHSPCPASMKTGDDMFESWGGIAGVQSTLELMLDEGYLKRGVPLPLLARLLSGAPAERFGLAPVKGRIAVNCDADLALVDLNAPYTLKASDLYQKHRHSPYIGRSFGCKVKMTLLRGRLTYSEGSPFLNQGTGREFRIVCPGAMNISK; from the coding sequence ATGAAATCCGCAACATCGTATGATCTAGTCATTACAGGGGGAACGATCGTTACGGAAGCTGCCGTGGAGCGAAAGGATATCGGTATTAGGAATGGATTGATTACTGAAATCTCAGAAAACATTGATCCGGCGGGTACCCAAATCATTGATGCGCATGGACTGACTGTGATGCCTGGCGTTATCGACACTCATGTACATTTTAATGAGCCGGGTCTGGAATCCTGGGAAGGTTTCAAGACGGGTTCCGCTGCTCTTGCTGCCGGAGGTGGAACCTGCTTTCTTGATATGCCGCTCAACGCTGTTCCTCCTACAGTTACAGTTAGGGCCCTTCAGCAAAAAAGAGATCGTGCGGCAGGTAAAACGTATGCTGATTATGGATTTTGGGGTGGACTTATGCCCGGCTATCTTAAAGAGCTGCCGCTGTTGGCGGACGCCGGAGTGATCGGTTTCAAGGCCTTCATGTCTTCTCCGGGAGATAAGGACAAGGACGGGTTTCGTCGGTCAGACGACGAAACCCTGAGAGAAGGGATGCGAGTGATTGCAGAGACGGGAAAGTTGTTGGCGCTTCATGCTGAACATGAGCCCACCGTAGCTCGACTCACCCGTGAAGCACGTAGCCTGGGTCGATTCGGCCCGGAGAGCTATACATCCTCGCGTCCGATAGAGGCAGAGGTGGAAGCAGTAGAAACTGCGCTGCGTTATGCAGCCGAGAGCGGTTGCCGGGTTCATTTTGTCCACATCAGCAGCGAATCCGCTGCAGGGCGAATTCGTAAAGCCCGGCATGAGGGAGTCGATGTGACCCTGGAGACTTGTCCGCATTATCTATGCCTGACCGACAAAGACCTTGCGGTCATGGGTGCCGTGGCGAAATGTGCACCTCCACTACGTGATGCGGAAGAACAGGAGAAGCTATGGGACGGATTACAGCGAGGATGGTTTGACTTTTTATCTTCGGATCATTCACCCTGCCCAGCCAGCATGAAGACAGGCGATGATATGTTTGAATCCTGGGGCGGCATCGCCGGTGTACAGAGCACATTGGAATTGATGCTGGACGAAGGCTACCTGAAAAGGGGGGTTCCGCTTCCGCTGCTGGCGCGCCTGTTGTCAGGGGCCCCAGCCGAACGATTCGGGCTGGCTCCTGTTAAGGGACGCATTGCAGTGAACTGCGATGCCGATCTGGCCTTGGTTGACCTCAATGCTCCCTACACCCTTAAAGCGTCAGACCTTTATCAGAAGCATCGCCATTCACCATACATTGGTCGTAGCTTTGGCTGTAAAGTGAAGATGACACTGCTGCGAGGCCGATTGACGTATAGTGAAGGTTCGCCATTTCTTAACCAAGGCACCGGCAGGGAATTCAGAATCGTATGCCCTGGAGCTATGAACATAAGTAAGTAG